One region of Sandaracinaceae bacterium genomic DNA includes:
- a CDS encoding type 2 isopentenyl-diphosphate Delta-isomerase, translating into MSVVSNRKAEHLALCATDAVAYRVTGTLLDCVKLPHESLPDLDLAAIDTRTRLLGKELRAPLVIAAMTGGHPDATAINRELASVAEERGYAFGLGSQRAMEREPELGVTYRIRDVAKGALLLGNLGVIQARDLSTERIAALVDEVGADALCVHMSPAMELIQAKGDSDFRGGLETFARLVAELPVPVVAKETGNGIGRSCARRLRQVGVLHADTSGAGGTSWVGVETLRAEGDARRLGEALWEWGTPTAASVHYCVEAGMTTIATGGVASGLDVARALALGAQAAGIARPVYQAFCEGGREGALRYLMHVEAELRAVMLLTGCRNVAALHTLEPVITGELRDYVRPGVTLRAPSVRAAASEVSA; encoded by the coding sequence ATGTCCGTCGTCTCGAACCGAAAAGCCGAACACCTGGCGCTGTGTGCGACGGACGCCGTGGCGTACCGCGTGACGGGCACGCTGCTCGACTGCGTGAAGCTACCGCACGAGAGCCTGCCGGACCTCGATCTCGCGGCCATCGACACGCGCACGCGGCTGCTGGGCAAGGAGCTGCGCGCGCCGCTGGTGATCGCGGCCATGACGGGTGGGCATCCCGACGCCACGGCCATCAACCGCGAGCTGGCCAGCGTGGCGGAGGAGCGCGGCTATGCGTTTGGGCTCGGCAGCCAGCGAGCCATGGAGCGCGAGCCCGAGCTGGGGGTGACGTACCGCATCCGTGACGTGGCAAAGGGCGCGCTGCTGCTGGGCAACCTGGGGGTGATCCAGGCGCGTGACCTGAGCACCGAGCGCATCGCGGCGCTGGTGGACGAGGTGGGTGCCGACGCGCTGTGCGTGCACATGAGCCCGGCCATGGAGCTGATTCAGGCGAAGGGGGACAGCGACTTTCGCGGCGGGCTCGAGACCTTTGCGCGGCTGGTGGCGGAGCTGCCCGTGCCGGTGGTGGCCAAGGAGACCGGCAACGGCATCGGGCGCAGCTGCGCGCGCCGTCTGCGGCAGGTGGGCGTGCTGCACGCCGACACGTCGGGCGCGGGTGGCACGTCGTGGGTGGGCGTGGAGACGTTGCGCGCCGAAGGTGACGCGCGGCGCCTGGGTGAGGCGCTGTGGGAGTGGGGCACGCCCACCGCCGCGTCGGTGCACTACTGCGTGGAGGCCGGCATGACCACCATCGCCACGGGCGGCGTGGCCTCGGGGCTGGACGTGGCGCGCGCGCTGGCGCTGGGCGCCCAAGCGGCCGGCATCGCGCGGCCGGTGTACCAAGCCTTCTGCGAGGGCGGGCGCGAGGGCGCGCTGCGCTACCTGATGCACGTGGAGGCCGAGCTGCGCGCGGTCATGCTGCTGACGGGGTGTCGCAACGTGGCGGCGCTGCACACGCTCGAGCCCGTGATCACGGGTGAGCTGCGCGACTACGTGCGGCCCGGGGTGACGCTGCGTGCGCCCAGCGTGCGCGCGGCGGCGAGCGAGGTGAGCGCGTGA
- a CDS encoding hydroxymethylglutaryl-CoA reductase, degradative: protein MSDRSRIPGFYRLPMPLRHARLAERFDLNGDELAALSPQGGLALTRADKMVENCIGTFSLPIGLGLNFRINGQDYAVPMVVEEPSVVAAVSNTALLVREAGGFEADADPALMIGQVQLVDVPDLEAGRARVLAARERLLHVANALQPGMRSRHQGARELEVHVFHEPTPMLVVHLVIDCGEAMGANAINSMAEGIAPSLEELTGGNAVLRILSNLADRRLARARCAIPEARLADGEMSGPEVAERIVHAYALAAVDPYRAATHNKGVMNGVDAVAIATGNDWRSVEAGAHAYAAQSGAYRPLSRFSRADGLLRCEIELPMAVGNVGGSTLVHPTVAALRKVLGVSDARELAGVMAAVGLAQNLGALRALATVGIQRGHMRLHARSIAISAGAPDHAVERIASLMVERGEIRRDAAERLIAAEA from the coding sequence ATGTCTGACCGTTCCCGCATCCCCGGCTTCTACCGCTTGCCCATGCCGCTCCGGCACGCCCGCCTGGCCGAGCGCTTCGATCTGAACGGCGACGAGCTGGCCGCGCTGTCGCCGCAAGGGGGCCTGGCGCTCACGCGCGCGGACAAGATGGTGGAGAACTGCATCGGCACGTTCAGCCTGCCCATTGGTCTGGGTCTGAACTTCCGCATCAACGGGCAGGACTACGCGGTGCCCATGGTGGTGGAGGAGCCGTCCGTGGTGGCCGCCGTGAGCAACACGGCGCTGCTGGTGCGCGAGGCCGGTGGGTTCGAAGCGGACGCCGATCCGGCGCTGATGATTGGCCAGGTGCAGCTGGTGGACGTGCCCGACCTCGAGGCGGGCCGGGCGCGGGTGCTGGCGGCCCGCGAGCGCCTCCTGCACGTGGCCAACGCGCTGCAGCCCGGGATGCGCTCCCGCCACCAGGGAGCCCGCGAGCTCGAGGTGCACGTGTTCCACGAGCCCACGCCCATGCTGGTGGTGCACCTGGTCATCGACTGCGGCGAGGCCATGGGTGCCAACGCCATCAACTCCATGGCGGAGGGCATCGCACCCAGCCTCGAAGAGCTCACAGGCGGCAACGCCGTGCTTCGCATCCTGTCCAACCTGGCGGACCGGCGCTTGGCGCGGGCGCGCTGTGCCATCCCGGAGGCGCGGCTCGCCGACGGTGAAATGTCGGGCCCCGAGGTGGCCGAGCGCATCGTGCACGCCTACGCGCTGGCCGCCGTGGACCCGTATCGCGCTGCCACGCACAACAAGGGCGTGATGAACGGGGTGGACGCGGTGGCCATCGCCACCGGCAACGACTGGCGCAGCGTGGAGGCCGGCGCGCACGCCTACGCGGCGCAGAGCGGCGCGTATCGTCCTCTGTCTCGCTTCTCGCGAGCCGACGGGTTGCTGCGCTGCGAGATCGAGCTGCCCATGGCGGTGGGCAACGTGGGCGGCAGCACGCTGGTGCACCCCACGGTGGCGGCGCTGCGCAAGGTGCTGGGCGTGAGCGACGCGCGCGAGCTGGCAGGGGTCATGGCCGCGGTGGGGCTGGCCCAGAACCTGGGGGCGCTGCGGGCGCTCGCCACCGTGGGCATCCAGCGCGGGCACATGCGGCTGCACGCGCGCAGCATCGCCATCTCGGCGGGCGCGCCGGACCACGCGGTGGAGCGCATCGCCTCGCTCATGGTGGAGCGCGGTGAGATCCGGCGCGACGCCGCCGAGCGCCTGATCGCGGCGGAGGCGTGA
- a CDS encoding 2,3-oxidosqualene cyclase gives METSPQPRRAAPERAVESSALERGVQALLARGRQGEYEAEMRWCAMLTAQYVIAHVLTGRAIPEARRRSLLRYFERSRGEHGLYGLHDHAGPSLFVSTLVYVAARCLGAPASTPWLAPCRKLFAEHDVLTIPTWGRVWLALLDVYAWEGVHPMPVWVWALPRALPVHPGRLYCHTRMIYLGVSLLRSEEPQPGAGALTRELRAELYPGRDYASLPFAAMRSEVSPLDRVASEHPVLRAAYRAFALSERVTKPHHFATLRAQLREHVRFELRSSDHLGLSPVSGLLGALALHQTNPNDPDVDRVFAQLEHWVFEDPEEGARVTGARSLTWDTAFALRALHAARGAGEPVTDADLDAARSTLAAQQIRTSLRAHADHYRADPRGGFCFSTREHGWPVSDCTAEALAALLERDPEATPRAQLDDAVRFILRCQNPDGSFGSYEARRTEVPLEALNPSEMFLECMVEASYVECTGSCMEALARYARFALDGSLVRDARESLTRGDAFLRASQRPDGTWAGAWGVHFLYGTLFGVRGLRAAGATPNDPRVVRALTFLMANQRKDGGFGEHESSALEDRYVPLPTGHSVQTAWALLTMTEGGSACAHKARERAAAYLEAHQATDGSWPRERMVGVFFRTALVDYDLYRTYFPVWALAAHQSCVGHE, from the coding sequence ATGGAGACGTCCCCGCAGCCGCGCCGCGCAGCGCCCGAGCGTGCCGTGGAGTCCAGCGCCCTCGAGCGTGGTGTGCAGGCCCTGCTGGCGCGCGGACGCCAGGGCGAATACGAGGCCGAGATGCGCTGGTGCGCCATGCTCACGGCGCAGTACGTGATTGCGCACGTGCTCACAGGTCGGGCCATCCCCGAGGCTCGGCGGCGCAGCCTGCTGCGCTACTTCGAGCGCAGCCGGGGCGAGCACGGGCTGTATGGGCTGCACGACCACGCGGGCCCCTCGCTGTTCGTGTCCACGCTGGTGTACGTGGCGGCCCGCTGCCTCGGTGCGCCCGCCAGCACGCCGTGGCTCGCGCCCTGCCGGAAGCTGTTCGCCGAGCACGACGTGCTGACGATCCCGACGTGGGGCCGGGTGTGGCTCGCGCTGCTGGACGTGTACGCCTGGGAAGGCGTGCACCCCATGCCCGTGTGGGTGTGGGCCCTGCCGCGCGCGCTGCCGGTGCACCCGGGGCGGCTCTACTGCCACACGCGCATGATCTACCTGGGCGTGTCGCTCCTGCGCAGCGAGGAGCCGCAGCCGGGCGCCGGGGCCCTGACCCGTGAGCTGCGCGCCGAGCTGTATCCCGGGCGTGACTACGCGAGCCTGCCCTTCGCCGCGATGCGCTCCGAGGTGAGCCCGCTCGACCGCGTGGCCAGCGAGCACCCCGTGCTGCGCGCCGCCTACCGTGCCTTCGCGCTGTCCGAGCGCGTCACCAAGCCGCACCACTTCGCCACGCTGCGCGCGCAGCTCCGCGAGCATGTGCGCTTCGAGCTGCGCTCGAGTGACCACCTGGGCCTCTCGCCCGTGAGCGGCCTGTTGGGCGCGCTGGCCCTGCACCAGACGAACCCGAACGACCCGGACGTGGACCGCGTGTTCGCGCAGCTCGAGCATTGGGTGTTCGAGGACCCGGAGGAAGGCGCGCGCGTGACCGGCGCCCGCAGCCTGACGTGGGACACCGCCTTCGCGCTGCGCGCCCTGCACGCCGCACGGGGCGCGGGGGAGCCCGTGACCGACGCCGACCTCGACGCGGCGCGCAGCACGCTGGCCGCACAGCAGATCCGGACCAGCCTGCGAGCCCACGCCGACCACTACCGCGCCGACCCGCGCGGGGGCTTCTGCTTCTCCACGCGCGAGCACGGCTGGCCCGTGAGCGACTGCACGGCCGAGGCGCTGGCCGCCTTGCTGGAGCGCGACCCGGAGGCCACACCGCGCGCCCAGCTGGACGACGCGGTGCGCTTCATCCTGCGCTGCCAGAACCCGGACGGCAGCTTCGGCAGCTACGAGGCGCGGCGCACCGAGGTGCCGCTCGAGGCGCTGAACCCCTCCGAGATGTTCCTCGAGTGTATGGTGGAGGCTTCGTACGTGGAGTGCACCGGCTCGTGCATGGAGGCGCTGGCCCGCTACGCGCGCTTCGCCCTCGATGGCAGCCTGGTGCGCGACGCCCGTGAGTCGCTCACCCGCGGGGATGCGTTCTTGCGCGCGAGCCAGCGCCCGGACGGCACCTGGGCGGGCGCGTGGGGCGTGCACTTCCTCTACGGCACCCTCTTCGGGGTGCGTGGACTGCGCGCTGCGGGCGCCACGCCCAACGACCCACGCGTGGTGCGTGCGCTCACGTTCTTGATGGCGAACCAGCGCAAGGACGGCGGCTTCGGCGAGCACGAGTCGAGCGCCCTCGAAGACCGCTACGTGCCGCTTCCCACGGGCCACTCGGTGCAGACTGCGTGGGCGTTATTGACCATGACAGAGGGCGGTTCCGCCTGTGCCCACAAGGCACGCGAGCGCGCAGCCGCGTACCTCGAAGCCCACCAAGCCACCGACGGCTCCTGGCCGCGCGAGCGCATGGTGGGGGTGTTCTTCCGCACCGCGCTCGTGGACTACGACCTCTACCGCACGTACTTCCCGGTCTGGGCGCTGGCCGCCCACCAGAGCTGCGTGGGTCACGAGTAG
- a CDS encoding serine/threonine protein kinase, with amino-acid sequence MISSPLNDALVTLTTALSSQPDLDPMLRRHWREDPTEEDDLPKELRAAADLVSAELPALSMHPEADVALFTLFANHGGLVLLTWCSSSAWRGDTNMAGLLEAAAGDAALRQAVAGAARERVVSGPLLDALACVPLTGDGSDLDHPMNTEVRSRLEILIWEAGSRALELPEFGAWVWRSPAAFEALIGKPAHGALRGRVLAARCLEVSVCAVTPNTSQELVGKTLSLLQPLLLHPEPLVWIHAARALGRLTGSMEELQGMLLDWVMGDSPVLRQRAITAFASLPADRLGFLASQLVAIVRSQDEDPFVLAAVAAATPYLYFERRDIWDRLAARVYHGDGGAITARALARGLATLWRRGTMDDEIEPHLRRLRTRARRVRAGEFSEMRRWIEVIAVTDIVDSAERDPLDLEIGLDNLMRLAAEYDDPEADARAARFASSISTTFEEARRTALEESRPRQRAAAINAIEACARAFALRIWSPLLATSPDAMPIQEPNLEDTWQTIAGTPAQILDVVKQRRQDDGVDMAVDVPLEVLALRLGGYALDACGEDKFGPRAGQAAHDTCLWLRKLQGLADESRLMPASLETALSAIFWRLVDTARGTTLGVGDDVAWLGPFAAWWALVIDRPKMLERLATALPMMDRQALTHCCDQAEVLRTILSAGEEEGRWGADTTAALQALQAHDTELAHALGALSLALSRFGTVAGRTPELEALCEELVLAGDRVQAALADPVRALRVENVGADEAFSKDHAENAKRRATLVARAIRTRELSMLDVWLASLGPIASALLEAAVQAAIRRTPPPPPQKPKKEPHFIEGYELIQRIGEGGIGSVWLVRKPGADRMFVLKIPKREALQNASETESAGILASFVEEAAALAGLYHPNVANIIDRGVSEGVPFLVLEYLIGADLQQYSSARRMSLFELRDVVLGGCAGLAALHGAGLVHRDIKPANLWLRLPLQRGERFDPMKHRDPAIVPPLATVVIDFGMVRAQHVSSDVAGRFVAGTAGYIAPDQVLDPVELDPRADIYALAGTIYNVTTGRSFFDEIENTRDRIIAHMTRDPFEDPERLKVFPASMAKLLRAATATKPGDRPWPLEFGRAFTEAL; translated from the coding sequence ATGATCTCCTCACCGTTGAACGACGCGCTGGTTACGCTCACCACGGCCCTCTCGAGTCAGCCGGATCTCGACCCCATGCTGCGCCGCCACTGGCGCGAAGACCCCACGGAGGAGGATGACCTCCCGAAGGAGCTGCGGGCGGCCGCGGACCTCGTGTCGGCGGAGCTGCCTGCGCTCAGCATGCACCCGGAGGCGGACGTGGCGCTGTTCACCTTGTTCGCGAACCACGGCGGGCTGGTGCTGCTCACCTGGTGCTCGTCCAGCGCGTGGCGCGGCGACACCAACATGGCCGGGTTGCTGGAGGCCGCCGCAGGCGACGCGGCGCTGCGCCAGGCGGTGGCGGGCGCGGCTCGTGAGCGAGTGGTCAGCGGGCCGCTGCTGGACGCGCTCGCCTGCGTGCCGCTGACGGGTGACGGCAGCGACCTCGATCACCCCATGAACACCGAGGTGCGCTCGCGCCTCGAGATCCTGATCTGGGAGGCCGGCTCGCGCGCGCTCGAGCTGCCCGAGTTCGGCGCGTGGGTGTGGCGCTCGCCCGCGGCCTTCGAGGCGCTGATCGGCAAGCCGGCGCACGGTGCCCTGCGCGGGCGCGTGCTGGCGGCGCGCTGCCTCGAGGTGAGCGTGTGCGCGGTCACCCCCAACACCAGCCAGGAGCTGGTGGGCAAGACGCTCTCGCTGCTGCAGCCGCTCTTGCTGCACCCGGAGCCGCTGGTGTGGATCCACGCGGCGCGCGCGCTCGGGCGCCTGACGGGCAGCATGGAAGAGCTGCAGGGCATGCTGCTGGACTGGGTCATGGGTGACTCACCCGTGCTGCGCCAGCGCGCCATCACGGCGTTCGCGTCACTGCCCGCGGACCGCTTGGGCTTCTTGGCCAGCCAGCTGGTGGCCATCGTGCGCTCGCAGGACGAAGACCCGTTCGTGCTGGCCGCCGTGGCCGCCGCCACGCCGTATCTGTACTTCGAGCGCCGCGACATCTGGGACCGGCTCGCCGCGCGGGTCTATCACGGCGACGGCGGGGCCATCACGGCGCGCGCGCTGGCACGCGGCCTCGCCACGCTGTGGCGGCGCGGCACCATGGACGACGAGATCGAGCCGCACCTGCGCCGCCTGCGCACCCGCGCGCGCCGGGTCCGCGCGGGCGAGTTCTCGGAGATGCGCCGCTGGATCGAGGTCATCGCGGTGACCGACATCGTGGACAGCGCCGAGCGCGACCCTCTCGACCTGGAGATCGGCCTCGACAACCTGATGCGCCTGGCCGCCGAGTACGACGACCCCGAGGCGGACGCACGCGCGGCGCGCTTCGCCAGCTCCATCTCGACCACCTTCGAGGAGGCCCGCCGCACGGCGCTCGAAGAGTCCCGCCCGCGCCAGCGTGCTGCGGCCATCAACGCCATCGAGGCCTGCGCGCGCGCGTTCGCGCTGCGCATCTGGAGCCCGCTCTTGGCGACCAGCCCGGACGCCATGCCCATCCAGGAGCCGAACCTGGAGGACACCTGGCAGACCATCGCGGGGACGCCCGCCCAGATCCTGGACGTAGTGAAGCAGCGCCGGCAGGACGACGGCGTGGACATGGCCGTGGACGTGCCCCTCGAGGTGCTGGCGCTGCGCCTCGGCGGCTACGCACTCGACGCCTGCGGCGAAGACAAGTTCGGGCCGCGTGCGGGTCAGGCGGCGCACGACACGTGCCTCTGGCTGCGCAAGCTGCAGGGCCTGGCCGACGAGTCCCGCCTCATGCCCGCCTCGCTCGAGACCGCGCTCAGCGCCATCTTCTGGCGCCTGGTGGACACCGCCCGCGGCACCACGCTCGGCGTGGGCGACGACGTGGCCTGGCTCGGGCCCTTCGCCGCGTGGTGGGCGCTGGTCATCGACCGCCCCAAGATGCTGGAGCGGCTAGCGACGGCGCTCCCCATGATGGACCGGCAGGCGCTCACGCACTGCTGCGACCAGGCCGAGGTGCTGCGCACCATCTTGTCGGCGGGCGAAGAAGAGGGCCGCTGGGGCGCTGACACCACCGCCGCGCTCCAGGCGCTGCAGGCCCACGACACCGAGCTGGCGCACGCGCTCGGCGCGCTGTCGCTGGCGCTCTCGCGGTTTGGCACCGTGGCCGGCCGCACGCCCGAGCTGGAGGCGCTGTGTGAAGAGCTGGTGCTCGCGGGTGACCGTGTGCAGGCCGCCCTGGCCGACCCCGTGCGTGCGCTGCGCGTGGAGAACGTGGGCGCCGACGAGGCCTTCTCGAAGGACCACGCCGAGAACGCCAAGCGGCGCGCCACGCTGGTGGCCCGCGCCATCCGCACCCGCGAGCTCTCCATGCTGGACGTGTGGTTGGCGTCGCTCGGCCCCATCGCGTCCGCGTTGCTCGAAGCCGCGGTCCAGGCCGCCATCCGCCGCACGCCTCCGCCGCCGCCGCAGAAGCCCAAGAAGGAGCCGCACTTCATCGAGGGCTACGAGCTCATCCAGCGCATCGGCGAGGGCGGCATCGGCTCCGTGTGGCTGGTGCGCAAGCCTGGCGCCGACCGTATGTTCGTGCTCAAGATCCCGAAGCGCGAGGCCCTGCAGAACGCGTCCGAGACGGAGAGCGCAGGCATCCTGGCGTCGTTCGTGGAGGAGGCCGCGGCGCTGGCCGGGCTCTATCACCCGAACGTGGCGAACATCATCGACCGCGGCGTCTCGGAGGGCGTGCCCTTCCTGGTGCTGGAATACCTCATTGGCGCGGACCTCCAGCAGTACTCGAGCGCGCGGCGCATGAGCCTGTTCGAGCTGCGCGACGTGGTGCTGGGTGGCTGTGCTGGGCTCGCCGCGCTGCATGGCGCAGGGCTCGTGCACCGCGACATCAAGCCGGCCAACCTCTGGCTGCGCCTGCCGCTCCAGCGCGGTGAGCGCTTCGACCCCATGAAGCACCGCGACCCGGCCATCGTGCCGCCGCTGGCCACCGTGGTCATCGACTTCGGCATGGTGCGCGCGCAGCACGTGTCGAGCGACGTGGCCGGCCGCTTCGTGGCAGGCACCGCGGGCTACATCGCGCCCGACCAGGTGCTGGACCCGGTGGAGCTCGACCCGCGCGCCGACATCTACGCGCTGGCCGGCACCATCTACAACGTGACCACGGGGCGCTCGTTCTTCGACGAGATCGAGAACACCCGCGACCGCATCATCGCGCACATGACGAGGGACCCGTTCGAGGACCCGGAGCGCCTGAAGGTGTTCCCCGCCAGCATGGCCAAGCTGCTGCGCGCGGCGACGGCCACCAAGCCGGGAGACCGGCCGTGGCCGCTCGAGTTCGGGCGGGCGTTCACCGAAGCGCTCTGA
- a CDS encoding squalene/phytoene synthase family protein, translating to MTREVDVVVVGAGPAGIAAAAGFAERGASVLLLEAEPNAAKRLAGEWLHPLAASHLRRLGLLADLPAAQHAEGRGFAFFSDDGGAPVLLPYADGERALAMEHADLLGHLRERIAVTPGVTYRPHARLRTLTNGTVSYTLAGATHEVRAGLVVGADGRSSAVRASCFGPRHAPAAVSHMAGVLLTGVRLPHEGYGHVMLGGPGPLLMYRVSEACVRLCLDVPVGGGARSTEALWHGFGPVLPDTLRHAFRDGLEHGKVVWAANRLTPRSCYGEAGVALVGDAVGTTHPLSAAGMTLGILDAVTLVETGDVTRYATARARSSRVPEVLSQALYEVVTRDDESASGVRDAMVRMWRGSAYERERTMRILAGQEQRPAAFAAAFLKVAGGALQHATRSRDVALLRRLHRAAGLREWARYPLSVAGTASMPAPRRSAHVEADTDPRSLEQLAWSISGAVAAGTWPRAPRTRRTLRALLGKLADLDGVPFTDAPRTSVTRPERTRTVARVLNALLDARCPDSVAVEQVARLLTSAFPYETTVASEAERALRRYSEQVKAAPRVQRPALRALHNGALAGPDWDFCQTALEGVSRSFAQPIAALPPALRVAVTCGYLLCRVADTIEDAPGATAAERDAHFDRFIAALHGHARATEFERELLGWPGTDAELQLAAGLARVIRVLDASPPAMATTVRRWVSEMVGGMRVYAHREAGHDGLRAPLTISDLERYCYFVAGTVGHMLTELFLTHMGPPAAPLERTLRSRAESFGAGLQLVNILKDVTDDRARGWAFVPRELTDLDELTLAGLLDERRRLAAHRSIAPLFDLARAKLDEALEYTLAIPAEHLGVRLFCLLPVFMAARTLMLARDNDDVFTPGRPVKIPRAEVEQLAADCLALATSDELLRTAYASLWQPTLPARPLRSPETLERGDHV from the coding sequence GTGACCCGCGAGGTGGACGTGGTGGTGGTGGGCGCAGGCCCGGCCGGCATCGCGGCGGCGGCGGGCTTCGCCGAGCGCGGGGCAAGCGTGCTGTTGCTGGAGGCCGAACCCAACGCCGCGAAGCGCCTGGCCGGCGAGTGGCTGCACCCTCTGGCGGCCAGTCATTTGCGGCGCCTCGGGCTGCTCGCGGACCTGCCCGCGGCACAGCACGCCGAGGGCCGCGGCTTTGCGTTCTTCTCGGACGACGGCGGCGCGCCCGTGCTCTTGCCGTATGCCGACGGTGAGCGCGCGCTGGCCATGGAGCACGCGGACTTGCTCGGCCACCTGCGCGAGCGCATCGCGGTGACCCCGGGGGTGACCTATCGGCCACACGCGCGTCTGCGCACGCTGACCAACGGCACCGTGAGCTACACGCTGGCGGGCGCCACCCACGAGGTGCGCGCAGGGCTGGTGGTGGGCGCCGACGGACGCAGCTCCGCCGTGCGAGCCAGCTGCTTCGGACCACGGCACGCGCCGGCGGCCGTGTCGCACATGGCGGGCGTGCTGCTCACGGGCGTGCGGCTGCCGCACGAGGGCTACGGGCACGTGATGTTGGGCGGGCCCGGGCCGCTGCTGATGTACCGCGTGTCCGAGGCGTGCGTGCGCCTCTGCCTGGACGTGCCCGTGGGTGGCGGGGCGCGCTCCACCGAGGCGCTCTGGCACGGCTTCGGGCCGGTGCTCCCCGACACGCTGCGCCACGCGTTCCGCGACGGGCTCGAGCACGGCAAGGTGGTCTGGGCCGCCAACCGGCTCACCCCGCGCAGCTGTTATGGCGAAGCCGGCGTGGCGCTGGTGGGCGACGCCGTGGGCACCACGCACCCGCTCTCGGCGGCCGGCATGACGCTGGGCATCTTGGACGCGGTCACGCTGGTGGAGACCGGCGACGTGACGCGCTACGCCACGGCGCGAGCGCGCAGCAGCCGCGTCCCCGAGGTGCTCTCGCAAGCGCTCTACGAGGTGGTCACGCGCGACGACGAGAGCGCCAGCGGCGTGCGCGACGCGATGGTGCGCATGTGGCGCGGATCCGCCTACGAGCGCGAGCGCACCATGCGCATCCTGGCGGGCCAGGAGCAGCGCCCCGCGGCGTTCGCGGCCGCGTTCCTCAAGGTGGCGGGCGGCGCGCTGCAGCACGCCACGCGGTCGCGCGACGTGGCCCTGCTGCGCCGGCTGCACCGCGCGGCGGGCCTGCGCGAGTGGGCGCGCTACCCGCTCTCGGTGGCGGGCACGGCGTCCATGCCGGCGCCGCGCCGCAGCGCGCACGTGGAGGCGGACACCGACCCACGCTCGCTCGAGCAGCTGGCCTGGTCCATCTCCGGAGCCGTGGCCGCGGGGACCTGGCCGCGGGCGCCACGAACGCGCCGCACGCTGCGCGCGCTGCTGGGGAAGCTGGCGGACCTGGATGGCGTGCCCTTCACTGACGCGCCGCGCACCAGCGTGACGCGCCCGGAGCGCACCCGCACCGTGGCCCGCGTGCTGAACGCGCTGCTGGACGCACGCTGCCCAGACAGCGTGGCTGTGGAGCAGGTGGCGAGGCTGCTGACCAGCGCCTTCCCCTACGAGACCACGGTGGCGAGTGAAGCCGAGCGCGCCCTGCGGCGCTACAGCGAGCAGGTGAAGGCGGCCCCCCGGGTGCAGCGCCCTGCCCTGCGCGCGCTCCACAACGGCGCGCTCGCCGGCCCCGACTGGGACTTCTGCCAGACCGCGCTCGAGGGCGTCTCGCGCTCCTTCGCGCAGCCCATCGCGGCCCTGCCACCCGCCCTGCGCGTGGCGGTGACTTGCGGCTACCTGCTGTGCCGCGTGGCCGACACCATCGAGGACGCGCCCGGCGCCACGGCGGCCGAGCGGGACGCGCACTTCGACCGTTTCATCGCTGCGCTCCATGGCCACGCGCGGGCCACCGAGTTCGAGCGCGAGCTGCTGGGCTGGCCCGGCACGGACGCCGAGCTGCAGCTGGCTGCAGGCCTGGCGCGTGTGATCCGCGTGCTGGACGCCTCGCCGCCGGCCATGGCCACCACGGTGCGGCGCTGGGTGAGCGAGATGGTGGGCGGCATGCGCGTCTATGCGCACCGCGAGGCCGGTCACGACGGGCTGCGCGCGCCCCTCACCATCAGCGACCTCGAGCGCTACTGCTACTTCGTGGCCGGCACCGTGGGGCACATGCTCACCGAGCTGTTCCTTACGCACATGGGGCCCCCGGCGGCGCCACTCGAGCGGACCCTGCGCAGCCGCGCCGAGAGCTTCGGCGCCGGGCTCCAGCTGGTGAACATCCTCAAGGACGTGACCGACGATCGCGCGCGCGGCTGGGCCTTCGTGCCGCGCGAGCTGACGGATCTCGACGAGCTCACCCTGGCCGGCCTCCTGGACGAGCGCCGCCGGCTGGCCGCGCACCGCAGCATCGCGCCGCTGTTCGATCTGGCCCGCGCGAAGCTGGACGAGGCCCTCGAGTACACGCTGGCGATCCCCGCAGAGCACTTGGGTGTGCGCCTGTTCTGCCTGCTGCCCGTGTTCATGGCGGCCCGCACGCTCATGCTGGCGCGCGACAACGACGACGTGTTCACGCCGGGCCGGCCCGTGAAGATCCCGCGCGCCGAGGTGGAGCAACTGGCAGCGGACTGCCTCGCGCTGGCCACGTCGGACGAGCTGCTGCGCACGGCGTACGCGTCGCTGTGGCAGCCCACGCTGCCCGCGCGCCCTCTTCGATCCCCCGAGACTCTCGAGCGAGGTGACCATGTCTGA